Proteins found in one Mycoplasma ovis str. Michigan genomic segment:
- a CDS encoding DJ-1/PfpI family protein, translating to MSSESNRIVRIGIIVANRIEDMEFIIPFDIWRRAKYVVETISCEVKNVASLNYTDIKFTSNLRLKLTNLDQYDLLFFPGGPGFRAYFAPPATAKDMGESKLHLAVKKFYKDENKWLVAICAAPAAIMSIIEREWDPDIKFTCYNDPRLIGDYSKLWVDTPIYVDQKKKFITAQAAACSLPLAFLVVELFSGKEEAIRLANSIMYNYVSPLG from the coding sequence ATGAGTTCAGAGTCTAATAGGATAGTTAGGATTGGCATAATTGTTGCCAATCGAATTGAAGATATGGAATTCATCATTCCCTTTGATATTTGGAGAAGAGCCAAATATGTAGTAGAAACTATTTCTTGTGAAGTAAAAAATGTTGCTTCCCTTAATTACACAGATATCAAATTTACTTCTAATTTAAGACTGAAGTTAACTAACTTAGATCAATATGATTTGTTATTTTTTCCGGGAGGTCCTGGATTTAGAGCTTACTTTGCTCCCCCTGCAACAGCCAAGGATATGGGTGAATCCAAGTTACACCTTGCTGTGAAAAAGTTTTATAAAGATGAGAATAAGTGACTAGTTGCTATTTGCGCCGCTCCAGCGGCAATTATGTCAATAATAGAAAGAGAGTGAGATCCAGATATAAAGTTCACTTGTTATAACGATCCTAGATTAATTGGAGATTACTCCAAACTTTGAGTAGATACTCCAATTTATGTTGATCAAAAGAAGAAATTTATTACAGCTCAAGCGGCCGCTTGTTCTTTACCACTAGCTTTTTTGGTAGTGGAGCTATTTAGCGGAAAGGAGGAAGCTATTAGATTGGCAAATTCTATTATGTATAATTACGTATCTCCTTTAGGTTAA
- a CDS encoding DUF3713 domain-containing protein translates to METAGFSSDIFNPLLKEGFHLTSSDEGSSSSEAQSFSADGSVYKVEAFKNGNGAGTTNHKTKLSGFAGLVTDSFSTRELPKALKDYLFKEFLKLNSPDNKNYSSEDAGSSPAPAPAATRKKFVEGAFFSENQKRKLTKNDDILEILRRVRKKDKLLKYFDETNNSLRNVLGDKAESLESLTIDELIKALKGKFNGILQVAEGQQNQNDEIKDLYKLFNRFSGYIYSSKGQEKSPYVFSETQEGTEEKKYYIGFVYQINQFDFQKEGITEFTKDLSENTLHTLISLLASNKEIRDWIYNSEIIKQLSI, encoded by the coding sequence TTAGAAACAGCAGGTTTCTCTTCAGATATATTCAATCCTTTATTAAAAGAAGGATTCCATTTAACTAGTTCTGATGAAGGATCTTCATCCTCAGAAGCTCAAAGTTTTTCTGCAGACGGTTCAGTCTACAAGGTAGAAGCTTTTAAAAATGGTAATGGTGCAGGAACAACAAATCATAAAACTAAATTAAGTGGATTTGCCGGTTTAGTAACAGATTCATTCTCTACTAGAGAACTTCCGAAAGCTCTTAAGGATTATTTGTTTAAAGAATTTTTAAAACTTAATTCTCCAGATAACAAAAATTACTCATCAGAGGATGCGGGTTCATCGCCTGCCCCCGCCCCAGCAGCAACAAGAAAAAAATTCGTTGAAGGGGCTTTCTTTTCTGAAAATCAAAAAAGAAAACTTACTAAGAATGATGACATTCTAGAAATATTACGAAGAGTAAGAAAGAAAGATAAATTACTCAAATATTTTGATGAAACTAATAATTCTCTTAGAAATGTTCTGGGAGACAAGGCTGAAAGCCTTGAATCCTTAACTATTGACGAATTAATAAAAGCATTGAAGGGAAAATTCAATGGAATTCTCCAAGTTGCTGAGGGGCAACAGAATCAAAATGATGAAATAAAAGATTTATATAAGCTCTTCAATAGATTCTCAGGTTACATATATTCTTCCAAGGGGCAAGAAAAATCTCCTTATGTCTTTTCTGAAACTCAAGAAGGAACAGAAGAGAAAAAATACTATATAGGTTTTGTCTATCAAATAAATCAATTTGATTTTCAAAAAGAAGGAATTACAGAATTCACAAAAGATCTTTCTGAAAACACTCTACACACTCTAATATCTTTATTGGCTTCCAATAAAGAAATCAGAGATTGAATTTACAACAGTGAAATAATCAAACAGTTAAGTATTTAG
- a CDS encoding CPBP family intramembrane glutamic endopeptidase: MCSTVDFFMYGRSSTSATTSSSTASSSSVHSLLSNTLVQVQQAQKAQTSKWFQLNYFHYLNLGWRCLVGVVCLAYCRFFKTKDSEGGTTRFLPKFNNEQKLWFFSAIFKPALDFFAHSLSKSSRTDIAQIISLISFVLYFVAIYLYIKRSMNVLSSNFRFLFWDADRQFSWERFRFFGSKIGLVFVTEIIVTVAFTKLIQLLLPSSQANQSENQKQIQEALGGTRLIMTVISVLIFAPVFEELIYRRSILKTSDFHFSTVLSSAIIFGLIHLDGIKGDTIFHIVPYFLGGLVFAWSYRKYRNIWISIFAHFLHNLIALFSTLANSVT, encoded by the coding sequence ATGTGCTCTACTGTTGACTTTTTTATGTATGGAAGAAGTTCAACAAGTGCTACAACATCTTCGTCAACAGCATCATCAAGTTCAGTGCATTCTTTGTTATCAAATACTTTAGTTCAAGTACAACAAGCCCAAAAAGCACAAACATCCAAATGATTTCAACTTAATTATTTCCATTATCTTAATTTAGGCTGGAGATGTCTTGTTGGAGTTGTTTGTTTAGCATACTGTAGGTTTTTTAAAACTAAAGACTCAGAGGGAGGTACAACTAGATTTTTACCCAAATTCAATAATGAACAAAAATTATGGTTTTTTAGTGCAATTTTTAAACCTGCATTAGATTTCTTCGCTCACTCTCTCTCTAAGTCTTCACGCACAGATATAGCACAGATAATTTCATTAATTTCTTTTGTCTTATATTTCGTTGCGATTTATCTCTATATCAAGAGATCAATGAATGTCTTAAGTTCCAATTTCAGATTTTTGTTCTGGGATGCAGATAGACAATTTTCCTGAGAAAGATTTAGATTTTTTGGATCTAAGATAGGTTTAGTTTTTGTCACAGAGATCATTGTGACTGTTGCATTCACTAAATTAATTCAATTACTTTTACCAAGCAGTCAAGCTAATCAAAGTGAAAATCAAAAACAAATACAGGAAGCACTAGGAGGGACTAGATTAATAATGACAGTTATTTCTGTCTTGATATTTGCTCCTGTGTTTGAGGAGTTAATTTATAGAAGATCAATACTAAAAACTTCTGATTTTCACTTTTCAACAGTATTGTCTTCAGCCATAATTTTTGGGTTAATTCACCTAGATGGAATTAAGGGAGATACTATCTTCCACATAGTTCCTTATTTCCTAGGAGGATTAGTTTTCGCTTGAAGTTATAGGAAATATAGGAATATTTGAATTAGTATATTTGCACACTTTCTGCACAATCTCATAGCATTATTCAGTACATTAGCGAATTCTGTAACTTAG